A genomic segment from Paenibacillus sp. FSL K6-1096 encodes:
- a CDS encoding phosphopantetheine-binding protein: protein MKLQKEVIANLQTILVTKLRLPMQPTEIDPEMELFNSGLGLDSVDSLELIAAIHEDYGLELNAEHTPFFRNLNTLSEYISSSLAATP from the coding sequence ATGAAATTGCAGAAAGAGGTAATCGCCAATCTCCAGACTATCCTAGTAACGAAGCTGCGGCTTCCGATGCAGCCCACAGAGATTGATCCTGAGATGGAATTGTTCAATAGCGGATTGGGCTTGGATTCTGTCGATTCTTTGGAATTAATCGCAGCAATTCATGAGGATTACGGACTTGAGCTGAACGCTGAGCATACCCCGTTCTTCAGAAACCTGAATACATTAAGTGAATATATCAGTTCTTCTCTGGCGGCAACCCCGTGA
- a CDS encoding radical SAM protein, giving the protein MYRVSNYTISIPLTEDKDRFMLVHGYSGAFDIVNESIHHALRSSATEEELLHEITAGDRQVLEQRGYLTTKTEEEELQTLGKISEVLHRASSKVLSITLIPTYNCNFRCEYCFEKKLFDKGKDYLQRSMDAETLAAVFGQIDKYREEGYQIGQVTLFGGEPLLRTSYPIVKQIVDLCKERGITLFAVTNGHDLKHYQDLLTKDGINSIQITLDGEEAAHDSRRYLAGGQPTFARIVENITMALKQGIHVAVRSNVNKRNMAQLEGLMKLYQDKGWTEYPNFSYYFKSTHKCYEEPAEAITDVELMERLNTIYGGVEGFSFNSIYSNLTRTLGSMFKSEGYAPLRAGYCGATTGMFTIDPYGDIYPCWDVLGDRKESIGVVNLEQARFELNDRSAFWRGRTADKIEECATCKYALFCGGGCGAHANIANKDHYTAYCENFKLIFDEVVAGLYSKILKEPAQV; this is encoded by the coding sequence ATGTACAGAGTCAGCAATTATACGATTTCCATTCCATTAACTGAGGACAAGGACAGATTCATGTTAGTACACGGGTATTCCGGGGCATTCGATATTGTGAACGAGTCGATCCACCACGCACTGCGCAGCAGCGCTACGGAGGAGGAGCTTCTGCACGAAATTACAGCCGGAGACAGACAAGTACTGGAACAGCGGGGCTACCTCACCACGAAGACTGAAGAGGAAGAATTGCAGACATTGGGCAAAATCTCGGAGGTGCTGCACCGGGCAAGCTCCAAGGTACTTTCCATTACGCTAATCCCCACGTATAACTGCAATTTCCGCTGCGAGTATTGTTTCGAGAAGAAATTATTTGATAAGGGAAAAGATTACCTGCAGCGTTCCATGGATGCCGAGACGCTTGCCGCAGTCTTCGGCCAGATTGACAAGTATAGGGAAGAGGGCTACCAGATTGGCCAGGTCACCTTGTTCGGCGGGGAGCCGCTGCTGCGGACAAGCTACCCCATCGTGAAGCAAATCGTAGATTTATGCAAAGAACGGGGAATTACGCTGTTCGCTGTGACCAACGGCCATGATCTGAAGCATTATCAGGACCTGCTTACGAAGGATGGAATCAATTCGATCCAGATCACCCTGGACGGGGAAGAAGCGGCACATGACAGCCGGAGATACCTTGCCGGGGGCCAGCCGACCTTTGCCCGGATTGTGGAGAACATCACCATGGCGCTGAAGCAGGGTATACATGTGGCGGTCCGTTCCAATGTCAACAAGCGCAATATGGCCCAGCTCGAGGGGCTGATGAAGCTGTACCAGGATAAAGGCTGGACGGAATATCCGAATTTCAGCTACTACTTCAAATCAACGCATAAATGCTATGAAGAGCCTGCGGAGGCCATCACCGATGTAGAGCTAATGGAACGGCTGAATACCATATACGGCGGTGTCGAAGGCTTCTCCTTCAATAGCATCTACAGCAATCTGACCCGGACCCTGGGCAGCATGTTCAAGAGCGAAGGCTATGCCCCGCTTAGGGCTGGGTATTGCGGAGCCACCACCGGAATGTTCACTATTGATCCCTATGGTGACATCTATCCCTGCTGGGATGTTCTGGGTGACCGTAAAGAGAGCATTGGTGTGGTCAACCTGGAGCAGGCCCGCTTTGAGCTAAATGACCGCTCAGCCTTCTGGCGGGGACGGACGGCCGACAAGATTGAGGAGTGTGCAACCTGCAAATACGCTCTGTTCTGCGGAGGCGGCTGCGGGGCACATGCCAACATTGCCAACAAAGATCATTACACGGCATACTGCGAGAATTTCAAGCTGATTTTTGATGAAGTGGTTGCGGGACTGTACAGCAAGATCCTGAAGGAACCGGCGCAGGTATAG
- a CDS encoding beta-ketoacyl-[acyl-carrier-protein] synthase family protein: MRSGKQCVVTGLGAICANGADTYSFWDNCLHGLSGIGPLSAEKLGRDIPGWYGEAEEVISLTGGVRDFRRMDRTSLLCLKAAEEAVTHSGADFTRMDRQRVSVVMGSCTGGPSSAERMLTRLRGGKRLSPYDVLNIPIHATAGHIAGHYNLGGSVTNIANACAAGAMSIAYACDLIRYGKADLVIAGGADAFAKLQFGGFYALKALDASPCSPFSRSEGITLGEGAGVMILESREHAISRGAAILAEVLGYGVTSDAYHITAPHPEGEGQIAAIRLALEEAGLASGEIGYLNAHGTGTPLNDAAEQKALEAVFAPEEIAVSSTKSMIGHCLGAAGALEAVITVQALEHQQIPPTIHFSGNTSSRFNFVPDTAQRRSFEYAMSNSFAFGGNNASLIFAKNSYNNEINSIIEGKVYITGIGLLTSQGNDIAAYWKNMHDIDGEQSPALEAPFGLVPDSCLSAEGISPAYIRRMDRLSKLLLFTGLGAIRDSGLVMDDRQSKDTGLIVGTSDGPASEIRSFLEQLLAKGIQAGSPMLFPNTVYNAAAAQLSISQRIQGCNMTVSNGIASGLDAICDSFEMVRTGRHQVVLAAGVDEYSDTAHLLYDTLQALDRQGESSLSEPYSFTGNGFSLTEGAAVLALESEDHALSRGASLYAEITGYGRSYQFAAPGKIDPEGTALDLAILQATSMSGLYPEDIDAIVGFANGDPAIDRMELRSYERVFGSRADNIPVYAIKDRLGEGRAGTSAVQAAHAAMLLYSGERPHPRRGNQVPPVENNRGDGQGFNTVLVTSFSFGGGFSAMVLQQAPGRRGEQS; encoded by the coding sequence GTGAGGAGCGGGAAGCAATGTGTAGTTACCGGACTAGGTGCCATTTGTGCGAACGGGGCGGATACATATTCATTCTGGGATAACTGCCTGCACGGACTCAGCGGTATCGGGCCGCTCTCGGCTGAGAAGCTGGGCCGCGATATTCCAGGGTGGTATGGCGAGGCGGAGGAAGTTATTTCATTGACTGGTGGCGTACGGGATTTCCGGAGAATGGACAGGACATCCTTACTGTGCCTGAAGGCTGCTGAAGAAGCGGTAACACACTCCGGAGCAGACTTCACCAGGATGGACAGGCAGCGTGTAAGTGTCGTGATGGGAAGCTGTACAGGCGGGCCAAGCAGTGCAGAACGCATGTTAACAAGGCTGCGGGGCGGGAAGAGATTATCCCCCTATGATGTGCTTAATATCCCGATCCATGCTACGGCCGGGCATATTGCAGGACATTATAATTTGGGCGGCTCTGTAACCAATATCGCCAATGCCTGTGCGGCAGGGGCAATGAGCATTGCGTATGCCTGCGACTTAATCCGCTACGGCAAGGCCGATCTGGTCATAGCCGGCGGTGCAGATGCCTTCGCCAAGCTCCAGTTCGGCGGCTTCTATGCCCTTAAGGCTCTGGATGCCTCTCCCTGCTCGCCTTTTAGCAGAAGTGAAGGGATCACTCTCGGCGAGGGAGCCGGGGTTATGATTCTGGAATCCAGGGAACATGCTATCAGCCGCGGTGCTGCTATTCTGGCAGAGGTGCTGGGGTACGGTGTAACCTCAGATGCTTATCACATCACAGCTCCACATCCAGAGGGCGAAGGACAGATTGCCGCCATCCGTCTTGCATTGGAAGAGGCCGGCCTTGCCAGCGGAGAGATCGGTTATCTCAACGCGCATGGAACAGGAACGCCGTTGAATGATGCTGCTGAGCAGAAGGCCCTGGAGGCGGTCTTTGCTCCTGAAGAGATTGCCGTAAGCTCCACCAAATCGATGATCGGACATTGTCTCGGAGCAGCGGGAGCCCTGGAGGCGGTCATTACGGTCCAGGCGCTTGAGCATCAGCAGATTCCGCCAACCATCCATTTCAGCGGCAATACGTCCTCCCGGTTCAATTTTGTGCCGGATACAGCGCAGCGCAGAAGCTTTGAATATGCGATGTCGAACTCCTTTGCGTTTGGAGGGAATAATGCAAGCCTGATTTTTGCCAAAAATTCATATAACAACGAAATAAATTCAATTATTGAAGGTAAAGTATACATAACAGGAATCGGACTCCTTACTTCACAGGGTAATGATATTGCTGCTTATTGGAAGAATATGCATGACATAGACGGGGAGCAGTCCCCGGCACTGGAGGCTCCGTTTGGCCTTGTGCCTGACTCCTGCCTGTCAGCGGAGGGGATCTCCCCGGCTTATATACGACGTATGGACAGGTTATCCAAGCTGCTGTTGTTCACGGGCCTTGGCGCCATCCGGGATTCAGGCCTTGTAATGGATGACCGGCAATCTAAGGATACAGGACTCATTGTGGGCACTTCAGACGGGCCGGCTAGCGAAATCCGCAGCTTCCTGGAGCAGCTGCTCGCCAAGGGTATCCAGGCAGGCAGCCCAATGCTGTTTCCTAATACCGTCTATAATGCGGCCGCAGCACAGCTGTCGATCAGCCAGCGGATACAAGGCTGCAATATGACAGTAAGCAATGGAATTGCCTCCGGCCTGGATGCGATATGCGACAGCTTCGAGATGGTCAGAACCGGCAGGCATCAGGTAGTGCTTGCAGCCGGAGTGGACGAATATTCTGACACCGCTCACCTGCTCTATGACACGCTGCAAGCACTTGACCGGCAAGGAGAGTCCTCATTGTCCGAGCCGTATAGCTTCACCGGCAACGGATTCTCGCTGACGGAGGGCGCAGCGGTACTTGCCCTTGAGTCTGAGGATCATGCCCTCTCCCGCGGGGCTTCCCTGTATGCCGAGATTACGGGGTATGGACGTTCCTACCAGTTCGCTGCTCCTGGAAAGATTGATCCCGAAGGAACGGCTCTTGATCTTGCCATTCTGCAGGCCACGTCCATGTCGGGGCTGTATCCGGAAGACATTGATGCCATTGTGGGCTTCGCGAACGGTGATCCTGCTATCGACAGGATGGAGCTGCGCAGCTATGAGCGCGTGTTCGGCAGCAGGGCGGATAACATACCGGTATATGCCATCAAGGACCGGTTGGGCGAAGGGCGGGCAGGGACAAGCGCTGTGCAGGCTGCTCATGCCGCCATGCTGCTGTATAGCGGGGAACGTCCGCATCCCCGGAGAGGGAACCAAGTGCCTCCGGTTGAGAATAATCGTGGTGATGGCCAAGGGTTCAACACAGTTCTGGTCACCAGCTTCTCGTTCGGAGGAGGCTTTAGCGCCATGGTACTGCAGCAAGCCCCGGGCCGGAGAGGAGAGCAGTCATGA
- a CDS encoding BtrH N-terminal domain-containing protein — MRKQISGFQSIPEREMLDCRITSFREILRYYGIRLDSAPIFLLAGGAGFQFGHLALPELAGVKFWFAGSSVPDLEEEFMNRISLPRQKHRIANDPEGWETIKGFTDRDTPLLIMFDSRYITSGPAGGEGLLGKLYNPSMTVFTGYDTEQEEAYIVLHQTDRQSEVLVTSLPEFLGSRHHVTIPSSPEGICYELNIDASYREWIKTEYPQLLKNALQDTCERMLGKGKMEDLGAGAEITDGVQGISGLDRLIAEMEQYASELTGTGVFNAKQFVVMFLILRGNLEMGSYTCSRAEFGNSLQKVGGLFDPQAFQELGQEFIEAGGLWRSVMRQLYNVRFRTQDPAAYVGEIIAIFRQIRDKEQLLFTRLNNILQ; from the coding sequence GTGAGAAAACAGATCAGCGGGTTTCAGAGCATTCCTGAGCGGGAGATGCTGGATTGCCGGATCACATCCTTCCGGGAAATTCTGAGATATTATGGAATTAGGCTGGATTCCGCCCCGATCTTCCTGTTAGCAGGCGGTGCGGGATTCCAGTTCGGCCATCTTGCGCTGCCGGAGCTTGCAGGGGTGAAGTTCTGGTTTGCTGGCAGCTCTGTGCCCGATCTGGAAGAAGAATTCATGAACCGCATTTCGCTTCCCCGGCAGAAGCACCGTATTGCTAATGATCCTGAGGGATGGGAGACCATCAAGGGGTTCACAGACCGGGATACTCCCCTGCTCATTATGTTTGACAGCAGATACATAACCAGCGGACCTGCCGGAGGAGAAGGCCTCCTGGGCAAGCTTTATAATCCTTCCATGACTGTTTTTACAGGCTATGACACAGAACAGGAAGAGGCCTATATTGTGCTTCATCAGACGGACCGGCAGTCAGAGGTGCTGGTGACGTCCCTGCCTGAATTTCTGGGTTCACGGCATCATGTAACCATTCCCTCTTCACCCGAAGGCATCTGTTATGAGCTGAACATTGATGCATCATACAGGGAGTGGATAAAGACTGAATATCCGCAGCTGCTGAAGAATGCCCTGCAGGATACGTGTGAGCGCATGCTCGGGAAGGGGAAGATGGAGGACCTGGGAGCCGGTGCGGAGATTACGGATGGTGTTCAGGGAATTTCAGGCCTGGATAGGCTCATTGCAGAGATGGAGCAGTATGCTTCGGAGCTTACCGGAACAGGAGTCTTCAACGCCAAGCAGTTTGTGGTGATGTTCCTGATTCTAAGGGGCAATCTTGAGATGGGCAGCTATACGTGCAGCAGAGCAGAGTTCGGCAATAGCCTGCAGAAGGTTGGCGGCTTGTTTGATCCTCAGGCGTTCCAGGAGCTGGGCCAGGAATTTATTGAAGCTGGCGGACTTTGGCGCAGCGTGATGAGACAGCTATACAATGTAAGATTCCGCACCCAGGACCCTGCTGCGTATGTTGGTGAGATTATAGCGATATTCAGGCAGATTAGGGATAAGGAGCAGCTGCTGTTCACCAGGCTGAATAATATTTTGCAATGA
- a CDS encoding M50 family metallopeptidase, with product MNKWLKTLLFLAGSALLTRFIPFSSLFRNLDTMFHEFGHALMTLLLSGHVLRIELYSDHSGVTYSAIAAGGRAILVSLAGYPLASLFALLLFYLYSRDKRQWGLILASLVALVMLVLYVRGSFGMIWLSGFILLNAAMLFLWPKVSKYYYLFLAFLTLEESVMGTLFLMSASVVTPSRAGDAANLARLTGVPALVWALLFFLFALLCAKWALGCFFRQEQAGRAVRRM from the coding sequence ATGAATAAGTGGCTCAAAACACTGTTGTTCCTGGCAGGCTCGGCCCTGCTGACCCGGTTCATTCCGTTCTCCTCCTTATTCCGTAATCTGGACACGATGTTCCATGAGTTCGGCCATGCCCTGATGACCCTGCTGCTCTCGGGCCATGTGCTGCGCATTGAGCTGTATTCCGATCACAGCGGCGTCACCTATTCGGCGATTGCAGCCGGAGGCAGAGCGATCCTTGTCTCGCTGGCGGGTTATCCTCTGGCTTCCCTGTTTGCTCTACTGCTCTTCTATTTATATAGCAGAGACAAGCGGCAGTGGGGGCTGATTCTGGCCAGTCTGGTTGCGCTGGTAATGCTTGTGCTGTATGTGCGCGGCAGCTTCGGGATGATCTGGCTGAGCGGATTCATTCTGCTGAATGCGGCGATGCTGTTCCTCTGGCCGAAGGTCAGCAAATATTATTATTTATTTCTCGCCTTCCTGACCCTGGAGGAGTCGGTGATGGGGACCTTGTTCCTGATGTCCGCCTCGGTAGTGACGCCCTCCCGCGCGGGGGATGCAGCGAATCTGGCCAGACTTACGGGCGTTCCGGCGCTGGTGTGGGCGCTGCTGTTCTTCCTGTTCGCTCTGCTGTGCGCGAAATGGGCGTTGGGTTGTTTCTTCAGACAGGAGCAGGCGGGCCGGGCTGTCAGAAGAATGTAA
- a CDS encoding Dps family protein, with amino-acid sequence MSTKVNSHTELYAALNRQTANWTLLGVKLHHYHWYVSGPQFFTLHEKFEELYNEAAGYVDELAERLLAIGGKPASTMAQYLELSALKEGTGGESAKEMVAQLVKDYTAVAEELKQGISQAEELGDQPTADLFIGIRTSVEKTAWMLNAYLG; translated from the coding sequence ATGAGTACTAAAGTCAATAGCCACACAGAACTGTATGCTGCCCTGAACCGCCAGACCGCGAACTGGACACTGCTTGGTGTGAAGCTGCACCACTATCACTGGTATGTCAGCGGTCCGCAATTCTTCACCCTGCATGAGAAATTTGAAGAGCTGTACAATGAAGCCGCCGGTTATGTAGATGAGCTGGCTGAACGGCTGCTTGCGATTGGCGGCAAGCCGGCCTCGACGATGGCCCAGTATCTGGAGCTGTCCGCGCTGAAGGAAGGTACCGGCGGAGAAAGTGCGAAGGAGATGGTCGCCCAGCTCGTGAAGGACTACACTGCCGTTGCCGAAGAGCTGAAGCAGGGGATCTCCCAAGCTGAGGAGCTTGGCGACCAGCCTACGGCCGACCTGTTCATCGGAATCCGGACCAGTGTTGAGAAGACGGCCTGGATGCTGAACGCTTACCTGGGTTAA
- the fabZ gene encoding 3-hydroxyacyl-ACP dehydratase FabZ, whose product MNEMYSLLEQRPPFLFLDKLLELEPGVYAKAIKNVSINEPFFSGHFPRQPIMPGALIMEAAAQLCAVVMGRADEQPDTLPVLIKVELMKFLKPVVPGDRLELEARLLSGTPSLAKFSVEGFVEDRKAANGILVFSFI is encoded by the coding sequence ATGAACGAGATGTATTCATTGCTTGAGCAGCGCCCCCCATTCCTGTTCCTGGATAAGCTTCTGGAGCTGGAACCGGGCGTCTATGCCAAGGCTATCAAGAATGTCAGCATCAATGAGCCGTTTTTCAGCGGGCATTTCCCCCGTCAGCCTATTATGCCCGGCGCCTTGATTATGGAAGCGGCTGCACAGCTTTGTGCTGTTGTCATGGGCAGAGCGGATGAACAGCCGGATACGCTTCCCGTGCTGATTAAGGTGGAACTGATGAAGTTCTTGAAGCCCGTCGTTCCGGGAGACCGCCTGGAGCTGGAGGCCCGGCTCCTGTCAGGCACGCCGTCATTGGCCAAATTTAGCGTAGAAGGCTTTGTTGAAGACCGGAAGGCAGCAAACGGTATTCTCGTATTTTCATTCATATAG
- a CDS encoding AIM24 family protein, translating into MNVEIQDEGDSGSGQAVTFNVAEQEEVHVLHPQQIIAYQGPSSGRADRFMDVKGMYRKRKLIRSDITGPCRFTAALPPGYRVKTLQLDGKSDLLYDFRHLFFYSKGVSMQTRVLNMKNMLITRDIVKVKFSGHGSIGILTEGTVCEAELHPSDPLYVDAGSMIAYPENARLELTVYGNHLASQHMSYHWKMTGHGPVLFQAGRQSRRFERDNNEDGIIKRFLREALPFGGVFIK; encoded by the coding sequence ATGAACGTTGAGATTCAGGATGAAGGCGACAGCGGCAGCGGACAGGCCGTTACGTTCAACGTGGCGGAGCAGGAAGAGGTCCATGTGCTGCATCCGCAGCAGATTATAGCGTACCAGGGGCCTTCCTCCGGGCGGGCCGACCGGTTCATGGATGTGAAGGGCATGTACCGCAAGCGGAAGCTGATCCGCTCGGATATCACCGGCCCCTGCCGGTTCACGGCTGCCCTGCCGCCCGGCTACCGGGTCAAGACTCTGCAGCTGGACGGCAAAAGCGATCTGCTCTACGATTTCCGGCACCTCTTCTTCTACAGCAAGGGAGTGAGCATGCAGACACGGGTGCTGAATATGAAGAATATGCTGATTACCCGGGATATCGTCAAGGTTAAATTCTCCGGCCACGGCAGCATCGGCATTCTGACAGAGGGCACCGTCTGCGAGGCAGAGCTGCATCCCTCCGATCCGCTGTATGTCGATGCCGGCAGCATGATCGCCTACCCTGAGAATGCCCGGCTGGAGCTTACGGTCTATGGCAATCATCTTGCCAGCCAGCATATGAGCTATCACTGGAAGATGACAGGGCACGGGCCCGTCCTGTTCCAGGCCGGACGCCAGAGCAGGCGCTTCGAGCGTGACAATAATGAAGACGGCATCATCAAGCGCTTCCTGCGTGAAGCCCTGCCGTTCGGCGGCGTGTTTATTAAGTAA
- a CDS encoding 3-oxoacyl-ACP reductase family protein, translating to MKQVAVVTGGSRGIGKACALGLARAGMDVVVNYHENQECALEVVATIQSYGARAIAVQADVSRSSQVKRLFEETVAAFGTMDVLINNAGISDSTLGMMISDQQMERSIDTNLKGCMYCCKQAALLMVRNKRGKIINLSSVSSFKGLTGQSLYSATKGAVNAYTRVLAKELARFNIQVNAVAPGFIETDMVSALSAAKQEEYLKLIPAHAFGKPEDVANLVCFLSSDKADYITGQVMIVDGGLEIG from the coding sequence ATGAAGCAGGTAGCGGTCGTTACAGGAGGATCAAGGGGAATCGGCAAAGCATGTGCGCTGGGGCTGGCCCGGGCCGGTATGGATGTAGTGGTGAACTACCATGAGAACCAGGAATGTGCGCTTGAGGTTGTAGCTACCATTCAGAGTTACGGGGCGCGTGCGATTGCCGTCCAGGCGGATGTCTCCCGAAGCAGTCAGGTGAAGCGGCTGTTTGAGGAGACGGTCGCGGCTTTTGGGACTATGGATGTACTAATCAATAATGCAGGGATCTCGGACAGCACGCTCGGTATGATGATCAGCGACCAGCAGATGGAGCGGTCCATTGATACCAATCTTAAGGGATGCATGTATTGCTGCAAACAGGCAGCACTGCTGATGGTACGGAATAAGCGGGGCAAAATCATCAATTTATCTTCGGTTAGCTCCTTCAAAGGATTAACCGGGCAGTCCTTGTACAGTGCTACTAAAGGGGCAGTGAATGCTTATACCAGAGTGCTCGCCAAGGAGTTGGCCCGCTTTAACATCCAGGTGAATGCAGTCGCTCCCGGATTCATTGAGACGGATATGGTGTCCGCGCTCTCAGCGGCGAAGCAGGAGGAGTACTTGAAGCTGATCCCTGCCCATGCCTTCGGCAAGCCGGAGGATGTCGCCAACCTTGTCTGTTTCCTGAGCAGCGATAAGGCGGATTATATCACTGGTCAGGTCATGATTGTAGACGGCGGGCTGGAGATCGGATGA
- a CDS encoding potassium/proton antiporter produces the protein MTHLADQIILLLAVLLLISVFSTKFSTRFGMPALVLFIAAGMVLSHFVYFNNAALTQIAGIFALVVILFEGGMQTSMKDIRPVMKPALSLATLGVLVTTAVIGMFAKFILGVPWAESFLFGAIVGSTDAAAVFSVLGGKNIDKRLTSTLEAESGSNDPMAVFLTVSLIEWVQHPDTAVWSLVLSFFWEMGVGLLVGIGVGKLAVYLINRMNLDSTGLYPVLAIGFAVLTYGVSAMVHSSGLLAVYVMGLVLGNSELMYHRTIMNFNHGFAWMMQIAMFILLGLLVFPQELAAVTWQGLLLSVILMVVARPAGVFLSLLFSRFTLREKTLISWAGLRGAVPIVLATYPLLAGLPHGRLFFNVVFFVVLTSAVIQGTTISPLALRLRLVGREEVQPSLMELVALGKTDSEFNHIGIEQHMPIAGRQIAEIGLPDDILFTAIIRNKGIVTPHGSTVIEPGDTVYVLSPKSKREEMRDIFRSGKGKAAETHISPV, from the coding sequence ATGACTCATCTTGCAGATCAAATTATTCTGCTGCTGGCGGTTTTACTGCTGATCTCCGTGTTTTCCACCAAATTCTCCACCCGTTTCGGAATGCCTGCACTGGTTCTGTTTATTGCCGCCGGCATGGTGTTAAGCCACTTCGTTTATTTCAATAATGCGGCATTGACGCAGATCGCCGGGATTTTTGCGCTGGTGGTGATTCTGTTTGAAGGCGGAATGCAGACGAGCATGAAGGACATCCGTCCGGTCATGAAGCCGGCGTTGTCGCTGGCCACCCTGGGTGTGCTGGTGACTACAGCGGTCATCGGCATGTTTGCCAAGTTCATACTAGGCGTGCCGTGGGCCGAGAGCTTCCTGTTCGGAGCAATTGTCGGTTCAACAGATGCGGCGGCGGTGTTCTCGGTGCTTGGCGGCAAAAATATTGACAAACGGCTGACCTCAACGCTTGAAGCCGAATCGGGCAGCAATGACCCGATGGCCGTCTTCCTGACCGTGTCGCTGATTGAATGGGTGCAGCACCCGGATACAGCGGTGTGGAGTCTGGTGCTGTCCTTCTTCTGGGAGATGGGCGTTGGTCTTCTGGTCGGAATTGGAGTCGGCAAGCTGGCCGTCTATCTGATCAACCGTATGAATCTGGACTCTACCGGGCTGTATCCCGTGCTGGCAATCGGCTTTGCCGTTCTGACTTACGGCGTCTCGGCGATGGTGCACAGCAGCGGTCTGCTCGCCGTCTATGTGATGGGACTGGTGCTGGGGAATTCAGAGCTGATGTATCACCGGACTATTATGAATTTCAATCACGGCTTTGCCTGGATGATGCAGATTGCCATGTTCATTCTGCTCGGTCTGCTCGTCTTCCCCCAGGAGCTGGCGGCTGTCACCTGGCAGGGGCTTCTGTTGTCGGTCATCCTGATGGTCGTAGCAAGACCGGCCGGAGTGTTCCTCAGCCTGCTCTTTAGCCGGTTCACCTTGCGTGAAAAGACACTGATCTCCTGGGCCGGGCTGCGCGGAGCCGTTCCCATCGTGCTGGCGACCTACCCGCTGCTCGCGGGCCTGCCGCACGGCAGGCTGTTCTTCAATGTAGTTTTCTTCGTTGTCCTGACCTCGGCCGTCATCCAGGGGACGACCATTTCACCGCTGGCCCTGCGCCTGAGGCTGGTTGGCAGGGAAGAGGTCCAGCCGTCGCTGATGGAGCTGGTGGCGCTCGGGAAGACAGATTCGGAATTCAATCACATCGGCATTGAACAGCATATGCCGATCGCCGGCAGACAGATTGCCGAGATTGGTCTGCCGGATGATATTCTGTTCACAGCGATTATACGGAACAAGGGCATCGTCACGCCCCACGGCAGCACCGTCATTGAGCCGGGGGATACGGTCTATGTACTTAGTCCCAAGAGCAAGCGGGAGGAGATGCGCGATATTTTCCGCAGCGGCAAAGGAAAGGCGGCGGAGACGCATATCAGCCCCGTCTAG
- a CDS encoding WYL domain-containing protein codes for MTDRLIRLMRIITLVQAKPGILARELAERCGNSERTIYRDMDALSAMHIPITHLGHGKGYAFIGNFALYPLDWSEEEEEAFSQLRRVMTDIKPLLPPGFEDAYEKVMAADYKQKAEREETMERTRKETGLQGMDKNGPHGDQPFFLTDILDAVMKQRSIQADYTENAFEEKGIRIDPYCLVPLENRFHLIGYCHRFGIIRTFHINGFSSVNPLDRWFSKDEFDLQSFMEQKWSLDQDSLQVEFRVRFSQRMMERLKHEEMFVKPSRVDRQNRSLHFKVAVEQDIGFVHWIMKYKEEAEIMEPAYYRNVLKHQLEKWLALYK; via the coding sequence ATGACAGACCGATTAATCCGGCTGATGCGCATCATTACGCTAGTTCAGGCGAAACCGGGAATTCTGGCCCGTGAGCTGGCGGAACGATGCGGCAACAGTGAGAGAACGATTTATCGGGATATGGATGCGCTCAGTGCCATGCATATCCCCATTACCCATCTGGGGCACGGTAAGGGATACGCTTTTATTGGGAATTTTGCACTCTACCCTTTGGATTGGTCAGAAGAGGAGGAAGAGGCTTTTTCACAGCTACGCAGGGTTATGACGGATATCAAACCTTTACTGCCCCCGGGCTTTGAAGATGCGTATGAGAAGGTGATGGCGGCAGATTATAAGCAAAAGGCAGAAAGGGAAGAAACAATGGAACGTACGAGGAAGGAAACCGGACTGCAGGGGATGGACAAAAACGGGCCGCACGGAGACCAGCCATTCTTCCTTACCGATATTCTGGATGCCGTGATGAAGCAGAGAAGTATACAGGCCGATTACACAGAGAATGCGTTTGAAGAAAAAGGTATCCGAATTGATCCCTATTGCCTGGTCCCGCTGGAGAATCGTTTTCACCTGATTGGTTACTGTCATCGCTTCGGAATTATCCGTACCTTTCATATCAACGGCTTCTCCAGTGTGAATCCGCTGGACCGGTGGTTCTCCAAAGACGAGTTTGACCTGCAGTCCTTCATGGAGCAGAAGTGGTCTCTGGACCAGGACAGCCTGCAGGTGGAATTCAGAGTCAGATTCTCGCAGCGGATGATGGAACGCCTGAAGCATGAAGAGATGTTCGTGAAGCCGAGCAGAGTAGACCGCCAGAACCGCAGCCTGCATTTCAAGGTCGCCGTGGAGCAGGACATCGGGTTCGTTCACTGGATTATGAAATACAAGGAGGAAGCCGAGATTATGGAGCCGGCCTATTACCGGAATGTGCTTAAGCATCAGCTGGAGAAATGGCTGGCACTATACAAATAA